In the genome of Raphanus sativus cultivar WK10039 chromosome 4, ASM80110v3, whole genome shotgun sequence, one region contains:
- the LOC130511682 gene encoding uncharacterized protein At3g43530-like has product MVETRLGKRKDRLPPTDPPPQKSGTSKNSKKNKPKNLKKRKTTDEESSAVEFVGTVGVAEENEVEEPAKDVEDREKEKEESEKEKEREEENGDEDEEEEGNSDASQEEKEENGDEDEEEEGNSDASQEDKEENGDKDEDEEGNSNEEVENKDEEEIQEEEENGTLPTPEENGTPEENRGQNENENQEEGEKEPPLEAESGNVDGDGDGVLGQGEEELEATEAIKPLRMYFYESEYKKQIKIATKCFVNDVMVTFANLKPKMSDTERKWFEKHPQFCHVFHMEKDSNHMVQGMWMLLLRTVDGSKRKEVWFIVNGVPIRYGLREHALISGLSCRNYPLGYKEFGDRKFVKRHFKKGESIRLEDVKAKLLAMGEHRDRLKMMVLFFLGSVICAQTKVGKGAKDVLEFFQRAVDDLEFCENFPWGRYSFDYMVKEISHTMDHFGGRVREKTLWPLPGFCLPLELLAFEAIPKFGLKFRQEVEDVDIDCPRMCRSVFKSAGMKGFSLSKLNRELDKITSGDIHSILPTKTEEEVALLEELTEEEDDVDVDDISIDSWVKRLAEGHSVFFEEMYDVDVAARDPNAQEAVDEDQDDEDQDDEVGGEEGGASQKKMMEELIKQVKMIGTQLKRVKKTMDKFEERMVVPFEAFMKKAMDEGQGSGE; this is encoded by the exons ATGGTTGAAACTAGGCTGGGTAAGAGAAAGGATAGGCTTCCTCCAACGGATCCTCCTCCGCAAAAGAGCGGGACCTCGAAGAACTCGAAGAAGAACAAACCGAAGAActtgaagaagagaaaaacGACGGATGAGGAATCATCGGCGGTTGAATTTGTTGGAACCGTGGGAGTTGCGGAGGAGAATGAAGTAGAAGAACCGGCTAAGGATGTAGAAGATcgggagaaagagaaagaagaatcggagaaggagaaagaaagggaagaagaaaatggagacgaagatgaagaggaagaaggaaacagcgatgcatctcaagaagagaaagaagaaaatggagacgaagatgaagaggaagaaggaaacagcgatgcatctcaagaagataaagaagaaaatggagataaagatgaagatgaagaaggaaatAGCAATGAAGAAGTAGAGaacaaagatgaagaagaaatacaagaggaggaagagaacgGGACTCTCCCGACTCCCGAAGAGAACGGGACTCCCGAAGAGAACAGAGGTCAAAACGAAAATGAAAatcaagaagaaggagagaaggaACCCCCATTGGAAGCGGAATCAGGAAATGTTGATGGTGATGGTGACGGGGTTCTCGGGCAAGGAGAAGAG GAATTAGAGGCAACCGAGGCAATCAAACCGTTGAGGATGTACTTCTATGAGTCGGAGTACAAGAAACAAATAAAGATAGCGACCAAATGTTTCGTCAATGACGTTATGGTTACATTTGCTAATCTCAAACCGAAGATGAGTGATACTGAGAGGAAGTGGTTTGAGAAGCATCCACAATTCTGTCACGTGTTCCACATGGAGAAGGACTCAAACCACATGGTCCAAGGAATGTGGATGTTGCTATTGCGGACAGTGGATGGCTCGAAGAGGAAGGAAGTGTGGTTCATTGTGAATGGTGTTCCCATCCGCTATGGCCTGAGAGAACACGCTTTGATCTCAGGTCTTAGCTGCCGCAACTATCCACTTGGGTATAAGGAGTTTGGTGATAGAAAGTTCGTGAAGCGCCATTTTAAGAAGGGAGAATCAATAAGGCTTGAGGATGTCAAAGCGAAGCTGTTGGCTATGGGAGAACACAGAGACCGGCTGAAGATGatggttttgttctttttaggAAGTGTTATCTGTGCGCAAACGAAAGTAGGAAAAGGCGCCAAAGATGTTTTGGAATTCTTCCAAAGAGCTGTGGACGATCTCGAGTTCTGCGAAAACTTTCCATGGGGGAGGTACTCGTTTGATTACATGGTTAAGGAGATATCGCACACCATGGATCATTTTGGAGGTCGGGTTAGAGAGAAGACTTTATGGCCACTTCCAGGTTTCTGTCTGCCACTGGAG TTGCTTGCTTTTGAGGCAATTCCCAAGTTTGGATTGAAGTTCAGACAAGAGGTTGAAGACGTCGATATAGACTGTCCTAGGATGTGCAGATCAGTCTTTAAATCAGCAGGGATGAAAGGGTTCTCACTTTCAAAATTGAATCGGGAACTGGACAAAATAACG TCAGGGGATATCCACAGCATCCTTCCTACCAAGACAGAAGAAGAAGTAGCTCTTTTGGAAGAGCTGACTGAAGAGGAGGACGACGTTGATGTCGATGATATTTCTATTGACAGTTGGGTAAAGCGTCTTGCAGAAGGACATTCAGTCTTTTTTGAAGAGATGTATGATGTAGACGTTGCTGCGCGTGATCCAAATGCACAAGAGGCTGTCGACGAAGATCAGGATGACGAAGATCAGGATGACGAAGTAGGTGGAGAGGAAGGAGGCGCAAgccagaagaagatgatggaggaGTTGATCAAACAAGTGAAAATGATTGGCACTCAGCTAAAGAGAGTTAAGAAGACAATGGACAAGTTTGAGGAAAGGATGGTGGTTCCGTTTGAGGCGTTTATGAAGAAAGCTATGGATGAAGGGCAAGGAAGCGGGGAGTGA
- the LOC130511683 gene encoding flowering time control protein FCA-like translates to MERRVTNGFPGPQPPPPQQAPYYHNNYNNHHHHHHQIHHNHVAAIGFQQYPQNDNRDQRFNQPTPQFDNHYPAAQQQQQENMGVEAPPTQSSTSGVSPYGGSLRTKRRSLSSSSSSTPGGPDPPTSEVGISSSSIAAKLYVAPLPITATEYDVRQVFEKYGSVTEIILPKDKMSGERAAYCFVKYRKLEEGSAAIAALTDHFTFPGEISPVKVRYADAERERIGFSTVQLPDKLYVRCLNKHTTRMEVHDVFSRFGIIEDIYMAVDDMKISRGFAFVQFSRREMALEAIKALNGLFTMRGSDQPLIVRFADPKKPRLGEPRSNFNGPPATTQQLDSNWNPQPYPQWGNKEPAAPRVVQPNHFPQQNGQAVSVVQKQLHQDFEKHQRSETASVEARGDGQKISSSHSNAVPEDQNTESSECDWSEHTCPDGNKYYFHCLTGESTWEKPEEYSMFERWLEEQTRVQEEDQKGVSPQLNNQSQGEQVQSDVLQQTTKLQQPSLSTADQENNKVCPVLAVETTCS, encoded by the exons ATGGAAAGACGTGTCACAAACGGCTTTCCTGGTCCacagccaccaccaccacaacaaGCTCCGTACTATCACAACAACTAcaacaatcatcatcatcatcatcatcagattcACCACAACCATGTCGCCGCAATTGGATTCCAGCAATACCCACAAAACGACAACAGAGATCAGCGTTTCAATCAGCCGACGCCGCAGTTCGATAATCACTACCCCGCCGCCCAGCAACAGCAACAAGAGAATATGGGGGTTGAGGCTCCTCCAACACAAAGTAGTACTAGTGGGGTTAGTCCTTACGGCGGCAGCTTAAGGACGAAGAGACGCTCTctatcctcatcatcatcatctaccCCAGGAGGGCCAG ATCCTCCTACAAGTGAGGTGGGGATTAGTAGTAGTAGTATTGCTGCCAAGTTATATGTTGCCCCTCTCCCCATCACTGCTACTGAATACGAT GTTCGTCAGGTGTTTGAAAAATATGGGAGCGTCACCGAGATCATTCTACCCAAAGATAAGATGAGCGGTGAACGAGCAG CTTACTGTTTTGTTAAGTACAGAAAGTTAGAAGAGGGTAGTGCCGCCATTGCTGCTTTAACTGATCACTTTACCTTTCCTGGG GAAATTTCTCCAGTCAAGGTGAGATATGCTGACGCAGAACGTGAACGGATTG GTTTCTCAACAGTGCAACTTCCAGATAAACTATATGTTAGATGCCTCAACAAACATACCACCAGAATGGAAGTCCATGAT GTATTTTCTAGGTTCGGAATCATTGAAGATATTTATATGGCAGTCGATGACATGAAGATTAGCCGTG GGTTTGCATTTGTTCAGTTTTCTCGTAGAGAGATGGCACTAGAGGCAATCAAAGCTTTAAATGGACTCTTTACCATGCGT GGTTCTGATCAGCCTCTAATTGTTAGATTTGCTGATCCTAAGAAACCCCGTCTAGGTGAACCAAG GTCTAACTTTAACGGTCCACCTGCAACAACACAACAGTTGGACTCAAATTGGAACCCACAACCATATCCTCAGTGGGGAAACAAAGAACCTGCAGCCCCCAGAGTCGTTCAGCCAAATCATTTCCCCCAGCAAAATGGTCAAGCAGTATCCGTGGTTCAGAAGCAGTTGCATCAAGATTTTGAGAAGCATCAGAGATCTGAGACTGCTAGCGTGGAG GCTAGAGGCGATGGTCAGAAGATTTCTTCTAGTCATTCAAATGCAGTCCCTGAAGACCAAAATACAGAGAGCTCTGAGTGTGACTGGAGTGAACACACTTGTCCTGATGGAAACAAGTATTACTTCCATTGTCTCACTGGCGAAAGCACG tgGGAGAAACCGGAGGAGTACTCCATGTTTGAGAGATGGTTGGAAGAGCAAACAAgggtacaagaagaagatcaaaaagGTGTATCTCCCCAGTTAAACAACCAGAGCCAAGGGGAGCAAGTTCAGTCTGATGTTTTGCAACAGACTACTAAACTCCAACAACCATCCTTATCCACAGCG gATCAGGAAAACAATAAAGTATGTCCGGTATTGGCTGTTGAAACAACCTGTTCATAA
- the LOC108854498 gene encoding uncharacterized protein LOC108854498 — translation MSMARNGKWRREAEQLVVKPFRLVTTTLLSLLLPLSFLLLSRLSSASFLFSLLKSPPQTDSSFFFSIFHCTNPTILYAVVSLISVYALVLGLTTKITATDPNRSIPFYPHISIAWLTLFLIQVSVGLGLQVTSPDGLINGSERNFLSRLVFFFGLHEVMLLWCRVIVRPVVDSTLTGGNACGHNRREETTVERVALAVSCGTLWWWKLRDEVEALVGVAEAKTALLLLLPIDGNVSVGLGVGTVDFVNWWLYYMVVTIGMVRIVKGCLGFGMVLLFEQVSRSDPRELSTVAPVSTASRVHYDNEGDTKV, via the coding sequence ATGAGTATGGCCAGAAATGGAAAGTGGCGGAGAGAGGCAGAGCAGCTGGTGGTTAAGCCTTTCAGGCTAGTAACAACAACTCTCCTCAGCCTCCTCCTCCCTCTCTCTTTCCTTCTCCTTAGCCGTCTCTCTTCAGCTTCCTTCCTCTTCTCCTTGCTCAAATCTCCTCCCCAAACTGATtcgtctttcttcttctctatcttTCATTGCACCAATCCGACGATCCTATACGCGGTCGTCTCGTTGATAAGCGTTTACGCTCTAGTTCTTGGTCTAACCACCAAGATCACAGCTACAGATCCCAACCGCTCGATTCCTTTCTATCCACATATCAGCATTGCGTGGCTAACGCTTTTCCTTATTCAAGTGTCCGTCGGTCTAGGCCTCCAAGTAACGAGCCCTGACGGTTTAATCAACGGAAGCGAACGTAACTTCTTGAGCAGGCTAGTGTTTTTCTTTGGTCTTCATGAAGTAATGCTTCTCTGGTGTAGGGTGATCGTTAGACCGGTGGTGGACAGCACGTTGACCGGAGGGAACGCCTGTGGACACAACAGGAGAGAAGAGACGACGGTGGAGAGAGTGGCTTTGGCCGTCAGCTGTGGGACGCTGTGGTGGTGGAAGCTTCGGGATGAAGTAGAGGCTTTGGTTGGTGTGGCAGAGGCTAAAACAGCATTGTTGTTGTTATTACCAATAGATGGTAACGTTAGCGTTGGTTTGGGTGTTGGAACTGTTGATTTTGTGAATTGGTGGTTATACTATATGGTTGTGACGATTGGTATGGTAAGGATCGTTAAAGGGTGTTTAGGTTTTGGAATGGTCTTGCTTTTCGAACAAGTTAGTAGAAGTGATCCACGTGAACTTTCTACTGTTGCTCCTGTTTCTACAGCTTCACGTGTTCATTATGACAATGAAGGTGACACTAAAGTGTAA
- the LOC130511471 gene encoding uncharacterized protein LOC130511471: protein MSPSFCSGRFSVALFLVISAVPIAYLICLERAAPSTHVFSYHSSGFFRECAKWDGIGRRFLVSFMDGGGIGELVPPRDGNTDVLQEVTVVKDLDLAGNASLGIAIDRDRNRLLVAVADLLGNRYSALAAYDMSTWRRVFLAELSGQSKEKSFADDVAIDARGNAYVTDAKGSKIWKVDVNGELVSTIESPLFTPPGWFNNLVALNGIVYHPDGFLIVIHTFSGLLYKIDLTADGDDSSNKVSVIEVGGDTLRFGDGLELLSPTKIVVAGSPSAKLVESSDGWRTASVTGWFNTGMVHRLVSSATVKEGRVYLNHIVGFGSKKRHILVEAVF from the exons ATGTCGCCATCGTTTTGCTCCGGCCGTTTCTCCGTCGCTCTCTTCCTCGTTATCTCCGCCGTTCCCATAGCTTACCTCATTTGCCTAGAGCGAGCCGCTCCCTCGACGCACGTCTTCTCATACCACAGCTCAGGCTTCTTCCGCGAGTGTGCTAAATGGGACGGCATAGGTCGGAGATTCCTCGTCTCCTTCATGGACGGAGGCGGAATCGGAGAGCTTGTTCCTCCTAGAGACGGTAACACCGACGTTCTCCAAGAAGTCACTGTAGTCAAAGACCTTGACCTCGCCGGAAACGCTTCTCTGGGAATCGCTATCGACCGAGACAGGAACCGTCTCCTCGTCGCTGTCGCCGATTTGCTTGGAAACCGCTACAGCGCTTTAGCTGCCTATGATATGTCCACGTGGCGTCGTGTCTTCCTCGCTGAGCTCAGCGGCCAGA GTAAGGAGAAATCATTTGCGGACGATGTAGCTATTGATGCACGTGGCAATGCTTATGTTACGGATGCGAAAGGCAGTAAAATATGGAAAGTTGATGTCAATGGAGAGCTTGTGTCGACCATTGAGAGCCCTCTCTTCACTCCACCTGGATGGTTCAATAACCTCGTCGCTCTTAACGGCATTGTTTATCACCCTGACGGTTTCCTCATCGTCATCCACACTTTCTCCGGTCTCTTATACAAAATCGACCTAACAGCCGATGGGGATGATAGTAGTAACAAGGTCAGTGTCATTGAAGTTGGTGGTGACACTTTGAGGTTTGGTGATGGGCTTGAGTTGTTGTCTCCTACCAAGATTGTTGTCGCAG GTAGCCCTTCAGCGAAGTTGGTGGAGAGCTCAGACGGGTGGAGGACGGCTTCAGTGACAGGATGGTTCAACACCGGTATGGTTCATCGGTTAGTCTCGTCAGCTACTGTGAAGGAAGGAAGAGTTTATCTAAACCACATTGTTGGGTTTGGCTCTAAGAAGAGACACATACTTGTTGAAGCTGTGTTTTAG